A portion of the Carya illinoinensis cultivar Pawnee chromosome 11, C.illinoinensisPawnee_v1, whole genome shotgun sequence genome contains these proteins:
- the LOC122282401 gene encoding WAT1-related protein At3g30340-like → MCWGVVKTGRKFVKRHSKSLTLPPNLPSFPVECCIDIAIMKSFEEWKPFIVMIAVNFSFAIVNILLKKVLDQGMNHLVLVTYRLSISTMFLAPIGYYMERNSRPKLTLRILCYLFFSAIIGASITQYFFLLGIQYTSATFACAFVNMVPVITFLMALPLGLETVNLKCNGGRAKLLGTVVCVGGATLLTLYRGMPLFDHSHSQSATQIMGHAVKLSSAKKTQRWTIGSVALVIGVLFWSSWFLLQSPIGKRYPCQYSSTAIMSFFGAIQSAILSLSTNRNLSAWVLKGKMEIITVLYAGMIGSGLCYVGMSWCVKKRGPVLTAAFSPLIQILAAMFDIPILHEQLHLGSLLGSIVVIIGLYILLWGKNDELKTCVSKLAQESEEVKEQDQSQMQVIAVSCDSR, encoded by the exons ATGTGTTGGGGTGTTGTTAAAACAGGAAGAAAATTTGTGAAGCGTCATAGCAAAAGCCTCACTCTGCCCCCCAACCTTCCCTCCTTCCCCGTAGAGTGCTGCATAGACATTGCTATCATGAAGAGTTTTGAAGAATGGAAACCTTTTATTGTAATGATAGCAGTCAATTTTTCCTTTGCTATAGTGAATATTCTTCTCAAGAAAGTCCTTGACCAGGGAATGAACCATTTGGTCCTTGTCACATACCGGCTTTCAATTTCTACCATGTTCTTAGCTCCAATCGGCTACTATATGGAAAG GAATAGCAGACCGAAGCTTACACTTCGTATCTTGTGTTACCTCTTCTTCAGTGCAATCATCgg gGCATCCATTACACAATACTTCTTCCTTCTTGGAATTCAATACACATCTGCTACTTTTGCATGCGCCTTTGTCAACATGGTGCCCGTGATCACATTTCTGATGGCATTACCACTTGG GTTAGAGACTGTGAACTTGAAATGCAACGGTGGAAGAGCCAAACTACTTGGCACAGTGGTGTGTGTTGGCGGTGCCACACTGCTGACTCTTTACAGAGGAATGCCTTTGTTTGATCATTCTCATTCACAGTCTGCTACTCAAATCATGGGTCACGCTGTCAAGCTCAGCTCTGCCAAGAAAACACAGAGATGGACCATTGGTTCAGTAGCTTTGGTTATAGGAGTCCTGTTTTGGTCTTCCTGGTTTCTTTTGCAATCACCTATAGGAAAGAGATACCCCTGCCAGTATTCCAGCACTGCTATTATGTCCTTCTTTGGTGCCATTCAATCCGCAATCTTAAGTCTGTCCACAAACAGAAACCTTTCTGCATGGGTTCTCAAGGGAAAAATGGAAATCATCACTGTCCTGTATGCT GGCATGATAGGATCTGGTTTATGCTATGTGGGTATGTCGTGGTGTGTTAAGAAAAGAGGTCCAGTTCTCACAGCAGCGTTCAGCCCCCTCATTCAAATACTGGCAGCCATGTTTGATATCCCCATTCTGCACGAGCAACTTCATCTTGGAAG TTTGTTGGGATCCATCGTTGTGATTATTGGACTGTACATACTCCTGTGGGGTAAGAACGATGAGTTGAAGACATGCGTATCAAAATTAGCCCAAGAATCTGAAGAGGTCAAGGAACAAGATCAATCACAGATGCAGGTCATCGCAGTCTCCTGTGATTCACGGTGA